The Trichoderma atroviride chromosome 5, complete sequence genome contains a region encoding:
- a CDS encoding uncharacterized protein (EggNog:ENOG41), giving the protein MRKTPIVSHFVLTFLYQFIRHSPKDKQKAIFKRFLRDLVQVIHGGEKDYITESERFKASTDMWLNKVIGAPAGILWAALMTVLTNEPDRQLLVIVDGLENIEDDTGEFIKGIRTFVDRLRQRNLNMKALLASQPRDHIKEIFGGLPYIEHDEMRESQATLCFNNPSHSKISKEHESSVEWE; this is encoded by the exons ATGCGTAAAACCCCGATTGTCTCTCATTTCGTTCTCACTTTCCTCTATCAATTTATTCGCCATTCACCAAAAgacaagcaaaaagcaaTTTTCAAAAGATTCCTTCGAGACCTTGTTCAGGTTATACatggaggagaaaaagactACATTACAGAATCAGAGCGCTTCAAAGCCTCTACAGACATGTGGTTAAATAAAGTCATCGGTGCTCCAGCTGGCATACTTTGGGCTGCATTGATGACGGTCCTAACTAATGAGCCTGACAGACAGTTGTTGGTCATTGTTGATGGATTAGAAAACATCGAGGATGATACAGGCGAATTCATCAAGGGAATTCGTACATTTGTGGATCGTTTACGGCAGCGAAACTTAAACATGAAAGCTTTGCTGGCAAGTCAACCTCGGGATCACATCAAAGAAATTTTTGGTGGGTTACCATATATTGAacatgatgagatgagag AGTCTCAAGCTACTCTTTGCTTCAATAACCCAAGTCACAGTAAAATTTCGAAAGAACATGAAAGTTCCGTGGAATGGGAGTAG
- a CDS encoding uncharacterized protein (EggNog:ENOG41) — translation MKRFSSVHNTLQLFIESVSVEQILQILQSIIQEQHGIALPSNVPLLDYDRPEFSWIFKSLNFQHWESASDSQILSLYGPPECNIRHIASYIVNRSSPKTQRTILYYFCSSRMRKTPIVSHFVLTFLYQFIRHSPKDKQKAIFKRFLRDLVQVIHGGEKDYITESERFKASTDMWLNKVIGAPAGILWAALMTVLTNEPDRQLLVIVDGLENIEDDTGEFIKGIRTFVDRLRQRNLNMKALLASQPRDHIKEIFGGLPYIEHDEMRESQATLCFNNPSHSKISKEHESSVEWE, via the exons ATGAAACGATTCTCAT CGGTACACAATACTCTCCAACTGTTCATAGAATCTGTTTCTGTAGAACAGATCTTACAGATACTGCAGTCAATTATTCAAGAGCAGCATGGTATCGCATTACCATCCAATGTACCGCTCCTGGACTATGATCGGCCGGAATTCAGCTGGATATTCAAAAGTCTGAACTTTCAGCATTGGGAATCTGCCTCCGACTCCCAGATTTTATCGTTATATGGACCGCCCGAATGCAACATACGTCATATCGCATCATATATTGTGAACAGAAGTTCTCCAAAGACGCAACGAACTATTCTATACTATTTCTGTTCCTCTCGAATGCGTAAAACCCCGATTGTCTCTCATTTCGTTCTCACTTTCCTCTATCAATTTATTCGCCATTCACCAAAAgacaagcaaaaagcaaTTTTCAAAAGATTCCTTCGAGACCTTGTTCAGGTTATACatggaggagaaaaagactACATTACAGAATCAGAGCGCTTCAAAGCCTCTACAGACATGTGGTTAAATAAAGTCATCGGTGCTCCAGCTGGCATACTTTGGGCTGCATTGATGACGGTCCTAACTAATGAGCCTGACAGACAGTTGTTGGTCATTGTTGATGGATTAGAAAACATCGAGGATGATACAGGCGAATTCATCAAGGGAATTCGTACATTTGTGGATCGTTTACGGCAGCGAAACTTAAACATGAAAGCTTTGCTGGCAAGTCAACCTCGGGATCACATCAAAGAAATTTTTGGTGGGTTACCATATATTGAacatgatgagatgagag AGTCTCAAGCTACTCTTTGCTTCAATAACCCAAGTCACAGTAAAATTTCGAAAGAACATGAAAGTTCCGTGGAATGGGAGTAG